In one window of Primulina tabacum isolate GXHZ01 chromosome 8, ASM2559414v2, whole genome shotgun sequence DNA:
- the LOC142552614 gene encoding transcription factor MYB124-like isoform X2, giving the protein MKNNSNNNSHRDGGGQVPKQKERHIVSWSPEEDDILREQIRVHGTENWAIIASKFKDKTTRQCRRRWFTYLNSDFKKGGWSPEEDMLLCEAQKIFGNRWTEIAKVVSGRTDNAVKNRFNTLCKKRAKHEALAKENSSTSYINLNNKRIIFPNGLETYAGSENAPPLKKIRISNTAESRCRDEKLAGEYGSVNQLLRPPFAVIAQNFHSCEGDIASQVHDSHMKEVSSGGTANDKSQGTFIKKEDPKVLALMQQAELLSSLAIKVNSEKTEQSLESAWMVLQDFLKQNKEGDLLTFKDLDASFQLKKFKELMENVTCSNECSVPSWRQPDMYESSPASSEYSTGSTLVSNALCDKTEDFHADVCALPQNTGQELQSDRSNDQHCLAGESGIYRGASTDHADTMLSNEGIKVDDGALCEFSSAEFSSPAQVTPMFRALAATIPSPKFSESEKHFLMKALGMDTTTPSPTTTTSQAPPCKRSLLHCL; this is encoded by the exons ATGAAGAACAATTCGAACAATAATAGCCACAGGGATGGTGGTGGTCAGGTGCCCAAGCAGAAAGAAAGGCATATTGTTTCTTGGTCTCCAGAG GAAGATGATATCTTAAGGGAGCAGATTCGGGTACATGGGACTGAAAA TTGGGCTATTATTGCATCAAAATTCAAGGATAAAACGACGAGACAATGTAGAAGGAG ATGGTTCACTTATTTGAATTCTGATTTCAAGAAAGGAGGATGGTCGCCTGAGGAGGACATGCTCCTGTGCGAG GcgcaaaagatatttggaaaTAGATGGACTGAGATTGCAAAGGTGGTTTCAGGCAG AACCGACAATGCCGTGAAGAATCGATTCAACACTCTGTGCAAGAAGAGGGCAAAGCATGAAGCATTAGCTAAAGAAAACAGCAGTACCTCGTACATTAACTTAAACAACAAAAGGATTATATTTCCAAATGGGCTCGAAACATACGCAGGATCTGAAAATGCCCCACCTCTTAAAAAGATAAG GATATCAAACACCGCTGAAAGTCGCTGCCGGGATGAAAAATTAGCTGGAGAATATGGAAGTGTAAATCAACTTCTAAGACCTCCATTTGCAGTGATAGCTCAAAACTTTCATAGTTGTGAGGGTGACATTGCCTCTCAGGTGCACGACAGCCACATGAAGGAGGTGTCGTCTGGCGGAA CTGCAAATGACAAAAGTCAAGGAACGTTTATTAAGAAGGAAGATCCTAAAGTACTTGCATTGATGCAGCAAGCTGAATTACTCAGCTCACTTGCTATCAAAGTTAACTCAGAGAAGACAGAGCAGAGCCTAGAAAGTGCCTGGATG GTTCTTCAAGATTTTCTAAAACAAAACAAAGAAGGCGATCTTCTTACGTTCAAGGACCTGGATGCTAGTTTTCAACTCAAGAAGTTCAAAGAGTTGATGGAGAATGTTACATGTAGCAATGAATGTAGTGTTCCATCTTGGAG GCAACCCGATATGTATGAGTCCTCCCCGGCCAGTTCTGAATACAGTACAGGATCAACTCTGGTGTCTAATGCATTATGTGATAAAACAGAAGATTTTCATGCTGATGTTTGTGCACTTCCTCAGAACACCGGACAGGAACTGCAATCAGATCGATCAAATGACCAGCATTGTCTTGCTGGGGAAAGTGGAATATATCGTGGTGCAAGCACAGACCATG CAGATACTATGTTAAGTAACGAAGGGATAAAGGTTGATGATGGAGCTCTATGTGAATTTTCCAGCGCAGAATTCAGTTCCCCTGCTCAAGTGACTCCAATGTTCAGAGCATTGGCAGCAACAATTCCCAGCCCAAAATTTTCAGAAAGT GAAAAGCACTTCTTAATGAAAGCACTTGGAATGGACACAACAACTCCAAGCCCAACGACCACTACTTCACAAGCTCCACCGTGCAAGAGATCCCTCCTCCACTGTCTCTGA
- the LOC142552614 gene encoding transcription factor MYB124-like isoform X1, producing MKNNSNNNSHRDGGGQVPKQKERHIVSWSPEEDDILREQIRVHGTENWAIIASKFKDKTTRQCRRRWFTYLNSDFKKGGWSPEEDMLLCEAQKIFGNRWTEIAKVVSGRTDNAVKNRFNTLCKKRAKHEALAKENSSTSYINLNNKRIIFPNGLETYAGSENAPPLKKIRISNTAESRCRDEKLAGEYGSVNQLLRPPFAVIAQNFHSCEGDIASQVHDSHMKEVSSGGTANDKSQGTFIKKEDPKVLALMQQAELLSSLAIKVNSEKTEQSLESAWMVLQDFLKQNKEGDLLTFKDLDASFQLKKFKELMENVTCSNECSVPSWRQPDMYESSPASSEYSTGSTLVSNALCDKTEDFHADVCALPQNTGQELQSDRSNDQHCLAGESGIYRGASTDHVLFIVADTMLSNEGIKVDDGALCEFSSAEFSSPAQVTPMFRALAATIPSPKFSESEKHFLMKALGMDTTTPSPTTTTSQAPPCKRSLLHCL from the exons ATGAAGAACAATTCGAACAATAATAGCCACAGGGATGGTGGTGGTCAGGTGCCCAAGCAGAAAGAAAGGCATATTGTTTCTTGGTCTCCAGAG GAAGATGATATCTTAAGGGAGCAGATTCGGGTACATGGGACTGAAAA TTGGGCTATTATTGCATCAAAATTCAAGGATAAAACGACGAGACAATGTAGAAGGAG ATGGTTCACTTATTTGAATTCTGATTTCAAGAAAGGAGGATGGTCGCCTGAGGAGGACATGCTCCTGTGCGAG GcgcaaaagatatttggaaaTAGATGGACTGAGATTGCAAAGGTGGTTTCAGGCAG AACCGACAATGCCGTGAAGAATCGATTCAACACTCTGTGCAAGAAGAGGGCAAAGCATGAAGCATTAGCTAAAGAAAACAGCAGTACCTCGTACATTAACTTAAACAACAAAAGGATTATATTTCCAAATGGGCTCGAAACATACGCAGGATCTGAAAATGCCCCACCTCTTAAAAAGATAAG GATATCAAACACCGCTGAAAGTCGCTGCCGGGATGAAAAATTAGCTGGAGAATATGGAAGTGTAAATCAACTTCTAAGACCTCCATTTGCAGTGATAGCTCAAAACTTTCATAGTTGTGAGGGTGACATTGCCTCTCAGGTGCACGACAGCCACATGAAGGAGGTGTCGTCTGGCGGAA CTGCAAATGACAAAAGTCAAGGAACGTTTATTAAGAAGGAAGATCCTAAAGTACTTGCATTGATGCAGCAAGCTGAATTACTCAGCTCACTTGCTATCAAAGTTAACTCAGAGAAGACAGAGCAGAGCCTAGAAAGTGCCTGGATG GTTCTTCAAGATTTTCTAAAACAAAACAAAGAAGGCGATCTTCTTACGTTCAAGGACCTGGATGCTAGTTTTCAACTCAAGAAGTTCAAAGAGTTGATGGAGAATGTTACATGTAGCAATGAATGTAGTGTTCCATCTTGGAG GCAACCCGATATGTATGAGTCCTCCCCGGCCAGTTCTGAATACAGTACAGGATCAACTCTGGTGTCTAATGCATTATGTGATAAAACAGAAGATTTTCATGCTGATGTTTGTGCACTTCCTCAGAACACCGGACAGGAACTGCAATCAGATCGATCAAATGACCAGCATTGTCTTGCTGGGGAAAGTGGAATATATCGTGGTGCAAGCACAGACCATG TGTTATTTATTGTAGCAGATACTATGTTAAGTAACGAAGGGATAAAGGTTGATGATGGAGCTCTATGTGAATTTTCCAGCGCAGAATTCAGTTCCCCTGCTCAAGTGACTCCAATGTTCAGAGCATTGGCAGCAACAATTCCCAGCCCAAAATTTTCAGAAAGT GAAAAGCACTTCTTAATGAAAGCACTTGGAATGGACACAACAACTCCAAGCCCAACGACCACTACTTCACAAGCTCCACCGTGCAAGAGATCCCTCCTCCACTGTCTCTGA
- the LOC142552614 gene encoding transcription factor MYB124-like isoform X3, producing the protein MKNNSNNNSHRDGGGQVPKQKERHIVSWSPEEDDILREQIRVHGTENWAIIASKFKDKTTRQCRRRWFTYLNSDFKKGGWSPEEDMLLCEAQKIFGNRWTEIAKVVSGRTDNAVKNRFNTLCKKRAKHEALAKENSSTSYINLNNKRIIFPNGLETYAGSENAPPLKKIRISNTAESRCRDEKLAGEYGSVNQLLRPPFAVIAQNFHSCEGDIASQVHDSHMKEVSSGGTANDKSQGTFIKKEDPKVLALMQQAELLSSLAIKVNSEKTEQSLESAWMVLQDFLKQNKEGDLLTFKDLDASFQLKKFKELMENVTCSNECSVPSWRQPDMYESSPASSEYSTGSTLVSNALCDKTEDFHADVCALPQNTGQELQSDRSNDQHCLAGESGIYRGASTDHDTMLSNEGIKVDDGALCEFSSAEFSSPAQVTPMFRALAATIPSPKFSESEKHFLMKALGMDTTTPSPTTTTSQAPPCKRSLLHCL; encoded by the exons ATGAAGAACAATTCGAACAATAATAGCCACAGGGATGGTGGTGGTCAGGTGCCCAAGCAGAAAGAAAGGCATATTGTTTCTTGGTCTCCAGAG GAAGATGATATCTTAAGGGAGCAGATTCGGGTACATGGGACTGAAAA TTGGGCTATTATTGCATCAAAATTCAAGGATAAAACGACGAGACAATGTAGAAGGAG ATGGTTCACTTATTTGAATTCTGATTTCAAGAAAGGAGGATGGTCGCCTGAGGAGGACATGCTCCTGTGCGAG GcgcaaaagatatttggaaaTAGATGGACTGAGATTGCAAAGGTGGTTTCAGGCAG AACCGACAATGCCGTGAAGAATCGATTCAACACTCTGTGCAAGAAGAGGGCAAAGCATGAAGCATTAGCTAAAGAAAACAGCAGTACCTCGTACATTAACTTAAACAACAAAAGGATTATATTTCCAAATGGGCTCGAAACATACGCAGGATCTGAAAATGCCCCACCTCTTAAAAAGATAAG GATATCAAACACCGCTGAAAGTCGCTGCCGGGATGAAAAATTAGCTGGAGAATATGGAAGTGTAAATCAACTTCTAAGACCTCCATTTGCAGTGATAGCTCAAAACTTTCATAGTTGTGAGGGTGACATTGCCTCTCAGGTGCACGACAGCCACATGAAGGAGGTGTCGTCTGGCGGAA CTGCAAATGACAAAAGTCAAGGAACGTTTATTAAGAAGGAAGATCCTAAAGTACTTGCATTGATGCAGCAAGCTGAATTACTCAGCTCACTTGCTATCAAAGTTAACTCAGAGAAGACAGAGCAGAGCCTAGAAAGTGCCTGGATG GTTCTTCAAGATTTTCTAAAACAAAACAAAGAAGGCGATCTTCTTACGTTCAAGGACCTGGATGCTAGTTTTCAACTCAAGAAGTTCAAAGAGTTGATGGAGAATGTTACATGTAGCAATGAATGTAGTGTTCCATCTTGGAG GCAACCCGATATGTATGAGTCCTCCCCGGCCAGTTCTGAATACAGTACAGGATCAACTCTGGTGTCTAATGCATTATGTGATAAAACAGAAGATTTTCATGCTGATGTTTGTGCACTTCCTCAGAACACCGGACAGGAACTGCAATCAGATCGATCAAATGACCAGCATTGTCTTGCTGGGGAAAGTGGAATATATCGTGGTGCAAGCACAGACCATG ATACTATGTTAAGTAACGAAGGGATAAAGGTTGATGATGGAGCTCTATGTGAATTTTCCAGCGCAGAATTCAGTTCCCCTGCTCAAGTGACTCCAATGTTCAGAGCATTGGCAGCAACAATTCCCAGCCCAAAATTTTCAGAAAGT GAAAAGCACTTCTTAATGAAAGCACTTGGAATGGACACAACAACTCCAAGCCCAACGACCACTACTTCACAAGCTCCACCGTGCAAGAGATCCCTCCTCCACTGTCTCTGA